A genome region from Tolypothrix sp. PCC 7712 includes the following:
- a CDS encoding CHAT domain-containing protein, whose translation MSLPISIVITNYNREHFLGEAIASVLRQTWRDFELLVWDDGSTDNSLAIAQKYAGQDRRVRVVAAPHQGVTAARRDAIAQTTGTYIGWVDSDDYLAPTALEKTVTILNRQPEVGFVYTDYLDVDDKSKVIRYGRRSLIPYSQERLLVDFMTFQFRLIRRSIYDLVDGFNGSPDYAEDYDLCLRLSEVTQVAHIQQPLYYYRHHAGNITKQAQLELLLCSQQVIAQALQRRGLADKYQIDVELSTGHFFLRHKQVEGRRQGAEGRRQKVREHNSSQVRKHLLKAQPLCAGILPLFATLSAITAQAQQIIPANDGTNTIVTPNGNRLDITGGQTSSDGANLFHSFQQFGLTPEQIANFQANPNLQNILGRVTGGNASIINGLIQVTGGTANLYLMNPAGFVFGPNASLNVPGAFTATTANGIAFGDSWFNASGATNNYSVLVGNPTGFAFTMSQPGAILNAGNLAVADGQSLSLLGGTVVNTGTLTAPSGQILVTSVPGENWVRLSQPGNLLSLEIQPSAANSNQPNNWTIPIPSLPELLTVGNTGLTANPDGTVKLSASNTTIPTTPGTTIVSGKVDASGSTGGKVNILGQQVGLVDANINASGNNGGGTVLIGGDYQGQGTVPTATNTYVDSKSVIAADSNLNGDGGRVIVWGNDTTQFLGKITARGGANSGNGGFVEVSGKNFLTYNGQVDTSATNGTLGTLLLDPSTLRIIDAAAGGTFDGTPSSIPFGLADNGANTISWGALSTAGANIDLQATGNITIDPITGNTPGVTTAAGVATLNLGGAGSFRLTSQNGAVTFANTSNTINTTGGDIFISGASLSLGNLNTTGNFAPSGDVNLSATGNITAGNINTSGFVFGGEGYGGGYNGGNITATSSGGAITLGNLSTNISAVTGGQAGTLNLTAVGNINTGNINTSATGGFQSGTGGTVQATSSGGSITTGAINSSVTKTGQSGNYTATSGAVNLTAAANITTGAINSSATALNVDGDATATGGNVTLRTTNPFGSTITFTTINSQATTEPGGTVTGGDVQVLTNGLVRGTGTLLGNTIATGGIINAGEGGTSSSAPPIGGNITIQHDGGPDNVPFTVGNASVNGTAGALNAGGTSIINAGSLSAPVLPNGGAASGTPAGITINSVNTPPTLTANTTLPNTQINQSVAVNFGSLGAVVTDANNDNTTIRIDAVNSGTLTVNGAAVVPGVTTVSSGSNLVYTPPTDTTGSLNAFTIRASDGVSTSTPVQIGINVTQTNKPDIPVCNFNCLPTKVDEPVNNNGGGKDPKVGEELPEDKFTGEFEQRLGVGGTTLKSPDDAKEIAIEIEKATGVKPAFIYLSFVPVEIAPASANKQLNTTAETDNEQLEIVVITGKGNPIRKRIPEATKTKVLKTANQFRQEIINPSNNLYLRPSHQLYNWIIAPINAELQTQGITNLVFLPDIGLRSAPMAALHDGKSFLVEKYSVGLMPSLSLTNTLYTDIKKSQVLALGVSQSTQGQEPLPAVPVEISTLVTKLWQGKLLLDKQATLANLKAVRRQEPFGIIHMATHADFEPGTLNKSYIQLWEDKLRLDQIRQLRLNDPQVEMMVLSACRTAIGNEEAEIGFAGLAVLAGVKTSVASLWYVSDLGTAALMTKFYESLKTAPIRAEALRQAQVAMATGKVFVKNGQIQGLEPVTSLPLPAESIDEQDKSLSHPYYWAAFTMVGNPW comes from the coding sequence ATGTCACTGCCGATTTCCATTGTCATTACGAATTACAATCGGGAGCATTTTCTAGGAGAGGCGATCGCCAGCGTCCTGAGGCAGACATGGCGAGATTTTGAGTTACTCGTGTGGGATGATGGCTCTACAGATAATTCCCTTGCGATCGCGCAAAAATATGCGGGGCAAGATAGGCGAGTGCGGGTAGTAGCAGCACCCCATCAGGGAGTAACTGCGGCACGACGAGATGCGATCGCTCAAACTACAGGAACCTACATCGGCTGGGTAGATAGTGACGACTATTTAGCACCAACCGCCTTGGAAAAAACCGTTACTATCCTCAACCGTCAGCCAGAAGTCGGCTTTGTATACACCGATTATCTAGATGTTGACGACAAGAGTAAAGTTATTAGATATGGTCGGCGCAGTTTGATTCCCTACTCTCAAGAACGACTGCTAGTCGATTTCATGACTTTTCAATTCCGCCTAATTCGTCGTTCTATTTATGACTTAGTAGATGGGTTCAATGGTTCCCCGGATTACGCGGAAGACTACGATTTATGTTTGCGGCTTTCGGAAGTTACTCAAGTTGCACATATTCAGCAGCCACTTTACTATTACCGCCACCACGCTGGGAATATCACCAAACAAGCCCAGCTAGAACTGCTGTTATGTTCTCAACAAGTTATTGCCCAAGCATTGCAACGGCGAGGACTAGCTGATAAATATCAAATCGATGTCGAACTTTCCACAGGGCACTTTTTCTTGCGTCACAAGCAAGTAGAGGGCAGGAGGCAGGGGGCAGAAGGCAGGAGGCAGAAGGTAAGAGAACATAATTCCTCTCAAGTCCGCAAACATTTACTCAAAGCCCAGCCGCTTTGCGCCGGGATTCTTCCCTTATTTGCAACTCTCTCTGCTATTACAGCCCAAGCTCAACAAATTATACCTGCTAATGATGGTACAAATACCATCGTTACCCCTAATGGTAACAGGCTAGATATTACTGGTGGTCAGACTTCAAGTGATGGTGCTAACCTATTCCACAGCTTTCAACAGTTTGGTTTAACACCAGAACAAATTGCGAACTTCCAAGCCAATCCTAATCTGCAAAACATTTTAGGTAGGGTGACAGGTGGTAATGCTTCCATTATCAATGGCTTAATTCAGGTAACAGGGGGAACTGCTAACCTTTACTTGATGAATCCCGCCGGATTTGTTTTTGGGCCGAATGCTAGCTTAAATGTTCCTGGTGCGTTCACCGCCACCACCGCCAACGGAATTGCTTTTGGTGATAGTTGGTTTAATGCTAGTGGTGCGACGAATAACTACTCCGTTTTAGTTGGTAATCCCACAGGTTTTGCCTTTACCATGAGCCAGCCAGGAGCTATATTAAATGCTGGTAATTTGGCTGTGGCTGATGGGCAAAGTTTGAGCCTTTTGGGTGGAACAGTGGTAAATACCGGCACTCTTACAGCACCATCTGGGCAAATTTTGGTGACATCTGTACCAGGGGAAAATTGGGTACGCCTTAGCCAGCCTGGTAATTTGTTAAGTCTGGAAATTCAACCTTCAGCGGCTAATAGTAATCAACCAAATAACTGGACAATCCCCATTCCCTCTCTACCGGAATTACTCACTGTTGGGAATACAGGTTTAACGGCTAACCCTGATGGAACAGTGAAACTTTCAGCTTCTAACACAACTATCCCCACAACACCCGGTACAACCATTGTGTCTGGGAAAGTTGATGCTTCTGGTTCCACAGGCGGGAAGGTGAATATTTTAGGTCAACAAGTCGGTTTAGTTGATGCCAATATTAACGCCTCTGGAAATAATGGTGGCGGTACAGTCTTGATTGGTGGAGATTATCAAGGTCAGGGTACTGTACCAACTGCGACTAACACTTATGTTGATAGTAAATCGGTAATCGCTGCCGATAGTAACCTCAATGGCGATGGGGGAAGGGTAATTGTTTGGGGTAATGACACCACCCAATTCCTCGGTAAAATTACAGCGCGTGGTGGGGCGAATAGTGGTAATGGTGGTTTTGTGGAAGTATCGGGTAAAAATTTCCTCACCTACAATGGTCAGGTAGATACTTCCGCAACTAATGGTACATTGGGGACTTTGTTACTCGACCCCAGCACCTTAAGAATTATTGATGCCGCCGCAGGTGGTACTTTTGATGGGACACCGAGTAGTATTCCTTTTGGATTGGCTGATAATGGTGCGAATACTATTTCTTGGGGTGCGTTAAGTACTGCTGGTGCCAATATTGATTTACAGGCGACAGGAAATATTACTATTGACCCCATTACAGGGAATACACCTGGAGTCACAACTGCTGCTGGTGTAGCGACACTAAATTTAGGCGGTGCAGGTAGTTTCCGGCTAACTTCACAAAATGGTGCTGTTACCTTTGCCAATACCAGCAACACCATCAATACTACTGGAGGCGATATCTTTATCTCCGGCGCGAGTTTATCACTAGGGAATCTCAACACTACAGGTAACTTTGCTCCTAGCGGTGATGTGAATTTATCTGCAACAGGTAACATTACTGCGGGCAATATTAACACTAGTGGCTTTGTGTTTGGGGGTGAAGGCTACGGTGGTGGCTATAACGGAGGTAATATTACTGCTACTAGTAGCGGGGGTGCGATTACCCTGGGAAATCTTAGCACCAATATCAGTGCCGTGACTGGGGGTCAGGCGGGGACTTTAAATTTAACTGCTGTTGGTAATATCAATACAGGTAATATTAATACCTCCGCAACTGGAGGTTTCCAGTCAGGTACAGGTGGAACCGTTCAAGCAACTAGTAGTGGAGGTAGTATCACGACAGGCGCAATTAACTCATCTGTAACCAAAACCGGGCAGAGTGGCAATTATACGGCGACATCTGGTGCAGTGAACTTAACTGCTGCGGCTAATATTACGACTGGTGCAATTAATTCCTCAGCTACCGCATTGAATGTTGATGGTGATGCAACGGCTACAGGTGGAAACGTCACTCTCAGGACAACCAATCCTTTTGGTAGCACAATTACCTTTACTACAATCAACAGCCAAGCGACGACGGAACCAGGAGGTACTGTAACTGGCGGTGATGTCCAAGTCCTAACTAATGGGCTGGTGCGAGGAACAGGTACTCTACTAGGAAATACCATCGCAACTGGTGGCATTATTAATGCTGGAGAAGGCGGTACTAGTAGCTCTGCACCACCTATCGGCGGTAATATTACAATTCAACATGATGGCGGCCCTGATAATGTGCCGTTTACCGTAGGGAATGCTAGCGTCAACGGTACAGCAGGCGCACTCAACGCCGGGGGAACTTCCATCATTAATGCAGGTAGCTTGAGTGCGCCTGTATTACCCAACGGCGGCGCAGCTAGCGGCACTCCCGCCGGGATTACAATTAATTCTGTCAACACTCCCCCAACATTAACAGCCAACACCACATTACCTAATACCCAAATTAATCAATCGGTAGCTGTTAATTTTGGTAGTTTAGGCGCAGTAGTTACCGATGCTAACAACGACAACACCACCATTCGCATTGATGCAGTCAATTCTGGTACTTTAACCGTTAATGGTGCTGCTGTTGTTCCTGGTGTGACTACAGTATCAAGCGGTTCTAACTTAGTTTACACACCCCCAACAGATACTACTGGTTCGCTCAATGCCTTTACCATTCGCGCCAGTGATGGTGTTTCTACTTCCACACCTGTACAGATAGGTATCAACGTCACCCAGACAAATAAGCCAGATATTCCTGTGTGTAATTTCAATTGTCTACCAACAAAAGTTGATGAGCCTGTCAATAATAATGGTGGTGGCAAAGATCCAAAAGTTGGCGAAGAACTTCCAGAAGATAAATTCACTGGGGAATTTGAGCAACGTTTAGGTGTCGGTGGTACTACACTCAAATCACCCGATGATGCCAAAGAAATAGCTATTGAAATTGAAAAAGCCACTGGTGTAAAGCCGGCATTTATTTACCTCAGTTTTGTACCTGTAGAAATTGCACCTGCTTCAGCTAATAAACAGCTAAATACTACAGCCGAAACAGATAATGAACAACTGGAAATAGTAGTAATTACAGGCAAGGGTAATCCCATCCGCAAACGCATTCCTGAAGCGACAAAAACCAAAGTTCTCAAAACAGCTAATCAATTCCGCCAAGAAATTATTAATCCAAGCAATAACCTTTATTTGCGGCCATCTCACCAACTTTATAATTGGATAATTGCCCCAATCAATGCAGAATTGCAAACACAAGGAATCACAAATTTAGTATTTCTCCCAGACATTGGTTTACGTTCTGCACCAATGGCAGCGCTTCACGATGGTAAAAGCTTTTTGGTAGAAAAATATAGTGTGGGTTTAATGCCCAGTCTCAGTTTAACTAACACTCTGTATACAGATATTAAAAAATCCCAAGTTTTAGCTTTAGGTGTTTCCCAAAGTACCCAAGGACAAGAACCTTTGCCAGCAGTTCCAGTGGAAATATCAACATTAGTGACGAAACTATGGCAAGGTAAGTTACTGTTAGATAAACAAGCAACTTTAGCTAATCTCAAAGCAGTTCGTCGTCAAGAACCTTTTGGGATTATCCACATGGCTACCCATGCAGACTTTGAGCCAGGTACTTTGAATAAATCCTATATTCAATTGTGGGAAGATAAACTACGTTTAGACCAAATCCGGCAATTACGCTTAAACGACCCCCAAGTTGAGATGATGGTATTAAGTGCTTGTCGCACTGCGATAGGAAACGAAGAAGCAGAGATTGGGTTTGCTGGTTTAGCTGTACTGGCTGGTGTCAAAACTAGTGTTGCGAGTCTGTGGTACGTCAGCGATTTAGGTACAGCCGCCTTAATGACGAAGTTCTACGAAAGCTTGAAAACCGCACCTATTCGCGCCGAAGCTTTAAGACAAGCACAAGTAGCGATGGCTACAGGCAAAGTTTTCGTCAAAAATGGTCAAATTCAAGGTTTAGAACCTGTGACAAGTTTGCCTTTACCTGCTGAAAGTATCGATGAACAAGATAAATCCCTGTCTCATCCTTATTATTGGGCAGCATTTACAATGGTGGGTAATCCCTGGTAA
- a CDS encoding acetolactate synthase large subunit, producing MNTAELLVKCLENEGVEYLFGLPGEENLHVLEALKTSSIKFITTRHEQGAAFMADVYGRLTGKAGVCLSTLGPGATNLMTGVADANLDGAPLVAITGQVGTDRMHIESHQYLDLVAMFAPVTKWNKQIVRPSITPEVVRKAFKRSQSEKPGAVHIDLPENIAAMAVEGKPLRKDKIEKTYASFASIRAAAAAISQAVNPLILVGNGAIRAQASDAVTQFATQLNIPVANTFMGKGVIPYTHNLALWSVGLQQRDFITCGFDNTDLVIAIGYDLIEFSPKKWNPDGQIPVIHIALSSAEIDSSYIPQAEVIGDISDSLVEILKLADRQNKPNPYAISLKPNIRADYEEHAHDDGFPIKPQKLIYDLRQVMGPDDIVISDVGAHKMWIARHYHCHSPNTCIISNGFAAMGIAIPGALAAKLVYPNRKVVAATGDGGFMMNCQELETALRVGTPFVTLIFNDGGYGLIEWKQENHFGPGQSAFIRFGNPDFVKLAESMGLKGYRVEAATDLIPVLKEALAQDVPAVIDCPVDYRENRRFTQKAGELSCKL from the coding sequence ATGAATACAGCAGAGTTATTAGTAAAGTGTTTAGAAAATGAAGGTGTAGAATATCTTTTTGGGCTTCCTGGTGAAGAAAACCTCCATGTTTTAGAGGCTTTAAAAACATCTTCCATTAAATTTATTACTACCCGTCACGAACAGGGTGCAGCATTCATGGCAGATGTCTATGGACGCTTAACTGGGAAAGCTGGGGTTTGTCTTTCTACCCTTGGCCCTGGGGCGACTAATTTAATGACTGGGGTAGCAGATGCTAACCTTGATGGTGCGCCACTAGTAGCAATTACCGGACAAGTGGGAACCGATAGAATGCATATCGAATCCCATCAATATTTAGATTTAGTGGCAATGTTTGCCCCGGTTACTAAGTGGAATAAGCAAATTGTTCGCCCTAGTATTACACCCGAAGTCGTCCGGAAAGCCTTTAAGCGATCGCAATCGGAAAAACCAGGTGCAGTACATATCGATTTACCAGAAAATATTGCCGCTATGGCTGTAGAAGGCAAACCCTTGCGTAAAGATAAAATTGAAAAAACCTATGCATCGTTTGCTAGTATTCGCGCTGCTGCTGCGGCAATTTCCCAAGCAGTAAACCCATTAATCTTAGTAGGTAATGGAGCGATTCGCGCCCAAGCAAGTGATGCAGTTACCCAATTTGCTACCCAACTAAATATTCCCGTTGCTAATACTTTTATGGGTAAAGGCGTGATTCCTTATACTCATAACTTAGCCTTATGGTCAGTGGGATTGCAGCAACGTGATTTTATTACCTGCGGCTTTGATAACACAGATTTAGTAATTGCTATTGGCTACGATTTAATCGAATTTTCACCAAAAAAATGGAATCCCGACGGACAAATTCCCGTTATTCATATTGCCCTCAGTTCCGCAGAAATTGATAGCAGTTATATTCCCCAGGCAGAAGTAATTGGTGATATTTCTGATTCTCTGGTTGAAATTTTAAAGTTAGCCGATAGACAAAATAAACCCAATCCCTACGCTATCAGCTTAAAACCAAATATTCGTGCCGACTACGAAGAACACGCCCATGATGATGGCTTTCCTATCAAACCGCAAAAATTAATTTATGACTTGCGGCAAGTGATGGGCCCTGATGATATTGTCATCTCGGATGTAGGGGCACATAAAATGTGGATTGCCCGCCATTATCATTGTCATAGCCCCAATACTTGCATTATTTCCAACGGCTTTGCAGCAATGGGAATTGCTATTCCTGGCGCTTTAGCTGCAAAACTCGTTTATCCCAACCGCAAAGTAGTGGCTGCAACTGGCGATGGAGGCTTTATGATGAATTGCCAGGAATTAGAAACAGCTTTGCGCGTCGGTACTCCCTTCGTCACCTTAATATTTAATGATGGTGGCTATGGGTTAATTGAGTGGAAGCAAGAAAATCATTTTGGCCCAGGACAGTCAGCTTTTATCCGCTTTGGTAATCCTGACTTTGTCAAATTAGCCGAAAGCATGGGTTTAAAAGGTTACAGAGTTGAAGCTGCGACAGATTTAATTCCTGTTCTTAAAGAAGCTTTAGCCCAAGATGTCCCCGCAGTTATCGATTGTCCTGTAGACTATCGTGAAAATCGCCGCTTCACCCAAAAAGCCGGCGAATTAAGCTGCAAATTGTAA
- a CDS encoding NAD-dependent succinate-semialdehyde dehydrogenase has protein sequence MAIATINPATGETIKTFEALNDTEIAAKLDLAGEAFEHYRKTSFRERSQWLIKAAEILEQEKAEFGKLMTLEMGKPLKAAIAEAEKCAAVCRYYAENAADFLADVSVKTDASQSFVRYQPLGVILAVMPWNFPFWQVFRFAAPALMAGNVGLLKHASNVPQCALAIEDIIRRAGFPEGAFQTLLIGAAKVADLMADERVKAATLTGSEPAGASLAAAAGKQIKKTVLELGGSDPFIVLESADIETAVVTATTARMLNSGQSCIAAKRFIVAEAIADKFEKLLLDKFLALKVGDPMQLDTDLGPLATPDILQELDQQVQTAVKSGGKVLTGGQLLADRPGNFYPPTIIIDIPQDSAIAQEEFFGPVALLFRVPDIDAAIKLANATPFGLGASAWTTNAQERDRLVTEIDAGAVFINGMVKSDPRLPFGGIKRSGYGRELSIQGIHEFVNVKTVWVK, from the coding sequence ATGGCTATCGCCACCATTAATCCTGCCACTGGGGAGACAATCAAGACTTTTGAGGCGCTGAATGATACAGAAATTGCTGCGAAGCTAGATTTAGCTGGTGAGGCTTTTGAGCATTACCGCAAAACTAGTTTTAGAGAGCGATCGCAATGGCTGATCAAAGCTGCTGAGATTTTAGAACAAGAGAAGGCAGAATTTGGCAAGTTAATGACCCTGGAAATGGGTAAGCCTTTAAAAGCTGCGATCGCAGAAGCGGAAAAATGTGCGGCTGTCTGTCGCTACTATGCAGAAAATGCGGCTGATTTCTTAGCTGATGTTTCTGTAAAAACCGATGCCAGTCAGAGTTTTGTGCGTTACCAGCCATTAGGTGTAATTCTCGCCGTGATGCCGTGGAATTTCCCTTTCTGGCAAGTGTTTCGCTTTGCTGCGCCAGCACTAATGGCGGGTAATGTTGGTTTACTTAAACACGCATCTAATGTACCGCAATGTGCCTTAGCAATTGAAGATATTATTCGCCGCGCTGGGTTTCCTGAAGGTGCTTTTCAAACACTATTAATCGGTGCAGCGAAAGTAGCCGATTTGATGGCTGATGAGAGAGTCAAAGCTGCTACCTTAACCGGAAGTGAACCTGCTGGTGCATCCTTAGCAGCTGCGGCAGGTAAACAAATTAAAAAAACAGTCCTAGAATTGGGTGGAAGCGATCCATTCATCGTGTTAGAGAGTGCTGATATAGAGACAGCAGTTGTCACAGCTACTACAGCACGAATGTTGAATAGCGGGCAATCATGTATAGCAGCGAAACGTTTCATTGTTGCAGAAGCGATCGCTGATAAATTTGAAAAACTGTTGTTAGATAAATTTCTGGCTTTAAAAGTTGGCGATCCCATGCAACTAGACACCGACTTAGGCCCATTGGCAACTCCTGATATTCTCCAGGAATTAGACCAACAAGTCCAAACTGCCGTTAAAAGCGGCGGTAAAGTCCTCACAGGCGGACAACTTTTAGCCGATCGTCCTGGTAACTTTTATCCACCCACCATCATCATAGATATTCCCCAAGATAGTGCGATCGCCCAAGAAGAATTTTTTGGGCCAGTAGCCTTATTATTCCGTGTTCCCGATATTGACGCAGCCATTAAACTTGCTAACGCCACACCCTTTGGCTTAGGCGCAAGCGCTTGGACAACCAACGCCCAAGAACGCGATCGCTTAGTTACAGAAATTGACGCTGGCGCAGTATTTATTAACGGAATGGTGAAATCCGACCCCCGCCTACCTTTCGGCGGTATCAAACGTTCTGGGTATGGTAGAGAATTGAGCATTCAGGGAATACATGAGTTTGTCAATGTTAAAACTGTGTGGGTTAAATAG
- the cas6 gene encoding CRISPR-associated endoribonuclease Cas6, with the protein MARAAISTTRKAKSKSVTKSSVPTWADDTELLGLVFDLEAISSTSLYSQYTIGLHAWFLDQVRQFNPELSAYLHDGESEKPFNISALEGQLVPTGRQLHLEAKQTYHWHVNALSPRVAQFLGQWLTQLPQTLALRDAPLQIKQVSIAHPPTTYAQLLQSSVEKQTNVSLSFVSPTSFRRKGHHFPLPVPVNLFHSYLRRWNDFSGIPIETEAFLDWIDEGVIIHQHRLESVKVAAGKRGSVTGFTGAISCGLSKAALANTEFTRLFYALVRLAPYCGTGHKTTFGLGQTRLDWLEPEPTTPTQLLTNLLGERIAELTEIFTAQRKRTGGDRTDKIAATWATILARREMGESLQVIAEDLEMPYTTVKTYVKLARRALKQDDGG; encoded by the coding sequence ATGGCAAGAGCAGCAATATCTACCACTCGCAAAGCCAAGTCCAAATCTGTGACTAAGTCCTCTGTTCCTACGTGGGCTGATGATACAGAATTGTTGGGATTGGTGTTTGACCTTGAAGCTATTAGTTCTACTTCCCTATATTCGCAGTATACAATTGGGCTTCATGCTTGGTTTCTTGACCAAGTACGACAATTCAACCCGGAACTCTCGGCTTATCTCCATGATGGCGAATCGGAAAAGCCTTTCAATATCTCAGCGTTGGAAGGTCAACTCGTTCCTACTGGTAGACAGCTGCATCTAGAAGCAAAGCAGACTTATCACTGGCACGTTAACGCCCTATCTCCGAGGGTAGCGCAGTTTCTGGGTCAATGGTTAACCCAACTGCCACAAACTTTAGCTTTAAGGGATGCGCCCTTGCAAATTAAACAGGTGAGTATTGCTCATCCACCCACAACCTACGCCCAATTGTTGCAGTCATCTGTGGAGAAACAAACTAACGTCAGTCTCAGCTTTGTTTCCCCTACCAGTTTCCGCCGCAAAGGTCATCATTTCCCCCTTCCTGTGCCTGTAAATCTCTTCCACAGCTATTTGCGCCGTTGGAATGACTTTTCGGGAATTCCCATAGAAACAGAAGCTTTCCTCGATTGGATAGATGAAGGGGTGATTATTCATCAGCATCGGTTGGAATCGGTAAAAGTGGCGGCTGGTAAACGCGGTTCCGTGACTGGCTTTACAGGGGCGATTTCCTGTGGTTTGAGTAAAGCTGCTTTAGCTAATACAGAATTTACCCGCTTGTTTTATGCCTTAGTGAGACTTGCGCCTTACTGCGGTACAGGACACAAAACCACCTTTGGACTCGGACAAACGCGCTTAGATTGGTTGGAACCAGAACCAACTACACCCACGCAGTTACTGACAAATCTGCTGGGGGAGAGGATTGCAGAATTAACAGAAATATTCACCGCCCAAAGGAAACGCACAGGAGGCGATCGCACTGATAAAATTGCTGCAACCTGGGCGACAATCTTGGCAAGGCGCGAAATGGGAGAATCTTTGCAAGTAATAGCCGAAGATTTAGAAATGCCCTATACTACCGTGAAAACTTACGTTAAGTTGGCGCGCAGGGCGTTAAAGCAAGATGATGGGGGATGA
- a CDS encoding RAMP superfamily CRISPR-associated protein, with protein sequence MTVNRPSRPQPPNRSSGGGSSPELPPKPYEFVSFPTERPNLQRPIGHHKYFSDRLHGTLYLTLKVQTPLHVSTGVVVMGSDIGQKIPLIKTMVQGVDQKLSIQGSSLKGCIRSVYEAITNSTLAVITNRYRDKIPPERLPCRHKEQLCPASRVFGALDWQGLLDFNDAKCENISFSTGFMPSLYRPRPDERGAYFIRGKVAGRKFYYNTFKAIDKGQNSGIPVQQAGREYIFTTQLHFKNLTAEELGTLLIVLGQDAKYPMALKVGGGKPIGMGTMTVNIDKIHQPQNLKQRYSAYNLNQSDELTGEKLQQFIKEKIQAAHSRLIQKPQLEELAAILRYPTDREPPSGMY encoded by the coding sequence ATGACAGTAAATCGCCCCTCAAGACCTCAACCACCTAACCGTTCTAGCGGTGGGGGTTCATCGCCAGAACTTCCGCCAAAACCTTACGAATTCGTTTCCTTTCCAACTGAACGCCCTAATTTACAGCGTCCAATTGGACATCATAAATATTTTAGCGATCGCCTGCATGGTACTTTGTATCTTACCCTCAAAGTGCAGACTCCTCTTCATGTCTCTACAGGGGTGGTGGTTATGGGTAGCGATATCGGTCAAAAAATTCCCCTGATTAAAACAATGGTACAGGGTGTAGACCAGAAGCTATCAATTCAAGGTAGTTCACTGAAAGGTTGTATCCGCTCTGTCTATGAGGCGATTACTAATAGTACTTTAGCAGTAATTACTAATAGATATAGAGATAAAATCCCCCCAGAACGCTTACCTTGTCGCCACAAAGAACAACTTTGTCCTGCGAGTAGAGTTTTTGGTGCTTTAGATTGGCAAGGTTTGCTAGATTTTAACGATGCTAAGTGTGAAAATATCAGCTTTTCTACAGGATTTATGCCCTCATTATATCGTCCTCGTCCTGATGAACGTGGGGCATATTTTATTAGAGGAAAAGTTGCTGGACGCAAGTTTTATTATAATACTTTCAAGGCAATTGATAAAGGTCAAAATTCAGGAATTCCTGTACAACAAGCTGGTAGAGAATATATTTTCACCACTCAATTACATTTTAAAAATCTGACAGCCGAAGAATTAGGTACTTTATTAATTGTCTTAGGACAAGATGCTAAATATCCGATGGCTTTAAAAGTTGGCGGTGGTAAACCGATAGGGATGGGAACAATGACTGTGAATATCGATAAAATCCACCAACCGCAAAACCTGAAACAGCGTTATTCAGCTTATAATCTCAATCAATCTGATGAGTTGACTGGGGAAAAATTACAACAATTTATCAAAGAAAAAATTCAAGCAGCACATTCACGCTTGATTCAAAAACCGCAATTAGAAGAACTGGCTGCAATTTTACGCTATCCCACCGATCGCGAACCACCATCGGGAATGTACTAA